One segment of Curtobacterium sp. MR_MD2014 DNA contains the following:
- a CDS encoding PTS transporter subunit EIIC — MSTAAATDVPDKKTPKKQSRLFANAQRLGRSLLLPIAVMPAAGILLRLGQSDMLGAIPGFEQGASIVAAAGNGVFTWLPLLFAVGIAIGWAKKSDGTTALAAVVGYMVMYEVWKAMSPIVLAGVEDANGEQATINFGVLGGIVMGLVAAVLWQRFHRTKMPDFLGFFSGRRLVPILTAVAGLVIAVLMSFVYRYFDIALTAAGQAVADNAVIGGGVFGFVNRMLIPIGLHQLLNFFPWFQLGSFTADGVTYHGDIARFLAGDPTAGIFQTGFFPIMMFALPAGALAIWRNAKPQNRKVVGGIMISAALTSFVTGITEPLEYSFMFVAFPLYVIHAVLTGTSLALVNALGIRDGFSFSAGAIDYVLNFGKADGAIWLIPIGLAYAVVYYFLFSFVIKKWNLRTPGREDDTIAENTIDAATKP, encoded by the coding sequence ATGAGCACCGCTGCTGCAACGGACGTGCCGGACAAGAAGACCCCGAAGAAGCAGTCCAGGCTGTTCGCGAACGCCCAGCGCCTCGGTCGGAGCCTGCTCCTGCCGATCGCGGTCATGCCGGCCGCGGGCATCCTGCTCCGCCTGGGGCAGTCCGACATGCTCGGCGCCATCCCCGGCTTCGAGCAGGGAGCCTCGATCGTCGCTGCGGCCGGCAACGGCGTCTTCACCTGGCTGCCGCTGCTCTTCGCGGTGGGCATCGCCATCGGCTGGGCGAAGAAGTCGGACGGGACCACGGCGCTCGCCGCGGTCGTCGGCTACATGGTCATGTACGAGGTCTGGAAGGCCATGTCGCCGATCGTCCTCGCGGGGGTGGAGGATGCGAACGGCGAGCAGGCCACCATCAACTTCGGTGTCCTCGGCGGCATCGTGATGGGACTCGTCGCGGCCGTGCTCTGGCAGCGGTTCCACCGCACGAAGATGCCGGACTTCCTCGGCTTCTTCTCCGGTCGCCGTCTCGTCCCGATCCTGACGGCCGTCGCCGGTCTCGTCATCGCGGTGCTCATGTCGTTCGTGTACCGCTACTTCGACATCGCGCTGACCGCAGCGGGCCAGGCCGTCGCGGACAACGCGGTCATCGGTGGTGGCGTCTTCGGCTTCGTCAACCGCATGCTCATCCCGATCGGCCTGCACCAGCTGCTCAACTTCTTCCCGTGGTTCCAGCTCGGCAGCTTCACGGCGGACGGCGTGACCTACCACGGCGACATCGCGCGGTTCCTGGCCGGCGACCCGACCGCGGGCATCTTCCAGACCGGCTTCTTCCCGATCATGATGTTCGCGCTGCCCGCCGGTGCGCTCGCGATCTGGCGGAACGCCAAGCCGCAGAACCGCAAGGTCGTCGGCGGCATCATGATCTCGGCCGCGCTCACGTCGTTCGTGACGGGCATCACCGAGCCGCTCGAGTACTCGTTCATGTTCGTGGCGTTCCCGCTCTACGTCATCCACGCGGTCCTCACCGGGACCTCCCTGGCGCTGGTCAACGCGCTCGGGATCCGGGACGGGTTCTCGTTCTCGGCCGGAGCGATCGACTACGTGCTGAACTTCGGCAAGGCCGACGGGGCGATCTGGCTCATCCCGATCGGTCTGGCGTACGCGGTCGTCTACTACTTCCTGTTCTCGTTCGTGATCAAGAAGTGGAACCTGCGGACACCGGGCCGCGAGGACGACACGATCGCCGAGAACACGATCGACGCGGCCACCAAGCCCTGA
- a CDS encoding bifunctional lysylphosphatidylglycerol flippase/synthetase MprF → MVQSALVVSIRRHPVSVGVGVASVLLAVTARVAHAEPDFPHHPPVAWAALAVVVAVTVLAERTLGSLRTVLVGVGAPLAAVGVTFLAVTVGSAMGEAHAEAAAGEPLFAPSAVATALLAAASATMPPARRRRVRAVLWTVVLTLVLFAGHGSDTARALATLFGTAAGALVVRRASRPAPTAPRTDRTVVTHPRSVVVATLVALGAGTLVTLVVPEPDGVLSPFADAMSDRATVLVGVLLVGAAWLVQRGRRTGLVLAAGLLVTLSAVLADVFLIEPLQDGFVQWQGLTTDEVEWQVTLLGAWAVPAAVLLAIVVLRGQLVRARFRATPTCGEDYLGMLREGDAGTLGHMGTWRGNATWTHPDGLGAVAYRVHGDVALTVSDPACAAADRAEVVAAFARACERNGWTPAFTSVHEPVRAILAAEGWASFPVGVESVLDVTTFDLRGKKRQDLRTASNRADREGLRDEWTTLAALDADQRAQVEAICTRWAADRRLPEMGFTLGGFRELEDPDVRLLLAVTAEGRVTAVTSWLPVYEHGALTGYTLDVMRRGEDGMPGVMEFLIARTALRAREAGLTTISLSGTPLAPHADAGSWVARGSALLARALEPVYGFRSLQRFKEKFGARHEPLWLVVPSALQAPRVARALTSAYVPGLRPKHLWALRQAHVAPAAEQPAARS, encoded by the coding sequence GTGGTCCAGTCAGCGCTCGTCGTCAGCATCCGTCGACACCCCGTCTCCGTGGGCGTCGGCGTCGCCTCCGTCCTGCTCGCCGTCACGGCACGCGTCGCGCACGCCGAGCCGGACTTCCCGCACCACCCGCCGGTCGCCTGGGCAGCCCTCGCGGTCGTCGTGGCCGTCACGGTGCTCGCGGAACGCACGCTCGGGTCGCTGCGCACCGTCCTGGTCGGCGTGGGCGCCCCGCTCGCGGCCGTCGGCGTCACCTTCCTGGCGGTGACGGTCGGGTCGGCGATGGGCGAGGCCCACGCGGAGGCCGCCGCGGGTGAGCCGCTGTTCGCCCCGTCCGCCGTCGCGACCGCCCTGCTCGCCGCGGCCTCCGCCACGATGCCGCCGGCCCGCCGACGTCGTGTCCGGGCCGTCCTGTGGACGGTCGTGCTCACCCTGGTGCTGTTCGCCGGCCACGGCTCCGACACCGCGCGTGCCCTGGCGACCCTGTTCGGGACCGCCGCCGGAGCGCTCGTGGTGCGCCGCGCCTCCCGGCCGGCACCGACCGCGCCGCGCACCGACCGGACCGTCGTCACCCACCCGCGCTCGGTCGTCGTCGCGACGCTCGTCGCCCTCGGCGCGGGCACCCTGGTGACGCTCGTCGTGCCGGAGCCGGACGGCGTCCTGTCGCCGTTCGCCGATGCCATGAGCGACCGGGCGACCGTGCTCGTCGGGGTGCTCCTGGTCGGGGCCGCCTGGCTCGTCCAGCGCGGCCGTCGCACCGGGCTCGTCCTGGCGGCGGGCCTGCTGGTGACGCTGTCCGCCGTGCTCGCCGACGTGTTCCTCATCGAGCCGCTGCAGGACGGCTTCGTGCAGTGGCAGGGCCTGACGACCGACGAGGTCGAGTGGCAGGTCACGCTGCTCGGGGCCTGGGCCGTCCCCGCCGCCGTGCTCCTGGCGATCGTGGTGCTCCGCGGCCAGCTGGTGCGCGCTCGCTTCCGTGCGACGCCGACCTGCGGCGAGGACTACCTCGGCATGCTCCGCGAGGGGGACGCGGGCACGCTCGGGCACATGGGCACCTGGCGGGGCAACGCGACCTGGACGCACCCGGACGGACTCGGTGCCGTCGCCTACCGCGTGCACGGCGACGTCGCCCTGACCGTGTCGGACCCGGCGTGCGCCGCTGCGGACCGGGCCGAGGTGGTCGCCGCGTTCGCCCGCGCCTGCGAGCGGAACGGCTGGACCCCCGCGTTCACGAGCGTGCACGAGCCGGTGCGGGCGATCCTCGCGGCCGAGGGGTGGGCGTCCTTCCCCGTGGGCGTGGAGTCCGTGCTCGACGTGACGACGTTCGACCTGCGCGGCAAGAAGCGCCAGGACCTGCGCACCGCGTCCAACCGTGCCGACCGCGAAGGGCTCCGCGACGAGTGGACCACGCTCGCCGCCCTCGACGCCGACCAGCGCGCGCAGGTCGAGGCGATCTGCACCCGCTGGGCAGCCGACCGTCGGCTGCCGGAGATGGGCTTCACGCTCGGTGGGTTCCGCGAGCTCGAGGACCCGGACGTCCGACTGCTGCTCGCCGTGACCGCCGAGGGTCGGGTGACCGCGGTGACGAGCTGGCTGCCCGTGTACGAGCACGGTGCCCTGACCGGGTACACGCTCGACGTCATGCGACGCGGCGAGGACGGGATGCCCGGGGTGATGGAGTTCCTGATCGCCCGGACCGCCCTGCGCGCCCGCGAGGCCGGCCTCACCACGATCAGCCTCTCCGGCACGCCGCTCGCACCGCACGCCGACGCCGGGTCCTGGGTGGCCCGCGGGTCGGCGCTCCTCGCCCGAGCGCTCGAGCCCGTCTACGGCTTCCGGTCGCTGCAGCGCTTCAAGGAGAAGTTCGGCGCGCGCCACGAGCCGCTCTGGCTCGTCGTCCCGAGCGCGCTGCAGGCGCCCCGGGTGGCGCGAGCGCTCACCAGCGCGTACGTGCCCGGGCTCCGTCCCAAGCACCTGTGGGCGCTCCGCCAGGCGCACGTCGCCCCGGCGGCTGAGCAGCCGGCCGCCCGCTCGTGA
- a CDS encoding PTS sugar transporter subunit IIA produces MTAVRTPFAGPVVALADVPDPVFAGQLVGAGVAVDPTGVAGPVTAVAPVDGTIVKLHPHAFALQGSAGTDVLVHVGIDTVKLRGEGFELLAAEGDTVHAGDPVVRFTPSVIEAAGYSPVCPVVVLGSAPDSVEQRSVGTTVPEGATLYTV; encoded by the coding sequence GTGACCGCGGTCCGGACCCCGTTCGCGGGCCCGGTCGTCGCACTCGCCGACGTGCCCGACCCGGTGTTCGCCGGGCAACTGGTCGGTGCGGGGGTCGCCGTCGACCCGACGGGTGTCGCGGGTCCGGTGACCGCGGTCGCCCCGGTGGACGGCACGATCGTCAAGCTCCACCCGCACGCCTTCGCCCTGCAGGGCTCCGCCGGGACGGACGTCCTGGTGCACGTCGGCATCGACACCGTGAAGCTGCGGGGCGAGGGCTTCGAGCTGCTCGCGGCCGAGGGTGACACCGTGCACGCCGGGGACCCGGTCGTGCGGTTCACCCCGAGCGTGATCGAGGCCGCCGGCTACTCCCCGGTCTGCCCGGTCGTGGTGCTCGGCAGTGCGCCGGACTCGGTCGAGCAGCGCTCGGTCGGCACCACGGTGCCCGAGGGCGCCACGCTCTACACCGTCTGA
- a CDS encoding response regulator produces MTSVVIVDDETLVRYGFELILGAAADIDVVATSGDVDAVETVRRHAPDVVLLDVRMPRVNGLEVLAALRQLPEPPAVAMLTTFDTDTQVVTRAMESGAAGFLLKDTDPESLAEYVRALARGGIVLAPGVDRTRLFAHRPSTPAPELSDREHAVVRLVAEGASNPEIGQRIGVSTGTVKEDVRALLAAFGVTTRVQLALRAAEAGLLDG; encoded by the coding sequence GTGACCTCGGTGGTGATCGTGGACGACGAGACGCTCGTCCGGTACGGCTTCGAACTCATCCTCGGCGCAGCGGCGGACATCGACGTCGTCGCCACGAGCGGTGACGTCGACGCGGTCGAGACCGTGCGCCGGCACGCCCCCGACGTGGTCCTGCTCGACGTGCGCATGCCCCGGGTGAACGGGCTCGAGGTGCTCGCTGCACTCCGGCAGCTGCCCGAGCCGCCCGCCGTGGCGATGCTCACCACGTTCGACACCGACACGCAGGTGGTCACCCGGGCGATGGAGTCCGGCGCCGCCGGGTTCCTGCTCAAGGACACCGACCCGGAGTCGCTCGCCGAGTACGTCCGGGCGCTCGCCCGCGGCGGCATCGTCCTGGCACCGGGCGTGGACCGCACCCGCCTGTTCGCGCACCGGCCGTCGACGCCGGCGCCGGAGCTCTCCGACCGCGAGCACGCCGTGGTGCGGCTCGTCGCCGAGGGTGCCAGCAACCCCGAGATCGGCCAGCGCATCGGTGTCAGCACGGGCACCGTGAAGGAGGACGTCCGCGCCCTCCTCGCCGCGTTCGGCGTCACCACGCGTGTCCAGCTCGCGCTGCGCGCGGCGGAGGCCGGGCTGCTCGATGGCTGA
- a CDS encoding alpha/beta hydrolase: MSPVEWLLATQLQAPNKLVPADLAFAVLATAVLLPAVRQWRSRQAWRRAALRAGIAAAAALVVLAACWFTTQVVDLFGVALSPITQMWSAFAGAALALAVTGLVQGGGWRRALAIVLVPAALVVPALGINVEFAKYPTLGTVVQSDPWPAYDRDAAPLDTMPTAGIVRTATIPGTRSHFDARPAVVWLPPAALVRDPRPLPVVIAFSGQPGAPGDLFTAGRLAESLDAYARAHDGRAPIVVSVDQLSAPGRNTMCVDSRLGNVATYVTQDVPTWIHANLPATTDRKAWGLTGFSQGGTCTMQFLTGHPSAFGAALAVSSELQPIDQGPQHSADQAFGGSVAAWQAAAPIAQMREHGLDGHALWLTAGSSDREFSENARELGAAAREAGARVEVGSAPGSGHDWNTVQWSFRTYVGPFADALSAAEPRSQI; encoded by the coding sequence GTGAGCCCCGTCGAGTGGCTGCTCGCGACGCAGCTGCAGGCACCGAACAAGCTCGTGCCGGCCGACCTGGCGTTCGCCGTGCTCGCGACCGCCGTCCTGCTGCCCGCCGTGCGGCAGTGGCGGTCGCGGCAGGCCTGGCGCCGAGCGGCCCTCCGCGCCGGCATCGCTGCCGCTGCCGCGCTCGTCGTGCTCGCCGCCTGCTGGTTCACCACGCAGGTCGTCGACCTGTTCGGCGTCGCGCTGAGCCCGATCACGCAGATGTGGAGCGCCTTCGCCGGCGCGGCACTCGCCCTCGCGGTCACCGGTCTGGTGCAGGGCGGCGGATGGCGTCGCGCGCTCGCGATCGTCCTGGTGCCGGCGGCGCTCGTCGTGCCCGCGCTCGGCATCAACGTCGAGTTCGCCAAGTACCCGACGCTCGGCACCGTCGTGCAGAGCGACCCGTGGCCCGCCTACGACCGTGACGCCGCTCCCCTCGACACGATGCCCACCGCCGGGATCGTCCGGACCGCGACCATCCCCGGCACGCGCTCGCACTTCGACGCGCGGCCGGCCGTCGTCTGGCTGCCGCCGGCGGCCCTGGTGCGGGACCCGCGACCACTGCCCGTCGTCATCGCCTTCTCGGGGCAGCCGGGTGCGCCCGGGGACCTGTTCACCGCCGGTCGTCTGGCGGAGTCCCTGGACGCCTACGCCCGCGCGCACGACGGTCGGGCGCCCATCGTCGTGAGCGTCGACCAGCTCTCCGCGCCGGGGAGGAACACGATGTGCGTCGACTCCCGGCTCGGGAACGTCGCGACCTACGTGACGCAGGACGTGCCGACCTGGATCCACGCGAACCTGCCCGCGACGACCGACCGGAAGGCCTGGGGGCTGACCGGGTTCTCGCAGGGCGGCACGTGCACGATGCAGTTCCTCACCGGGCACCCGTCCGCCTTCGGTGCGGCGCTGGCGGTGTCGAGCGAGCTCCAGCCGATCGACCAGGGCCCGCAGCACAGCGCCGACCAGGCGTTCGGCGGATCCGTGGCGGCCTGGCAGGCGGCGGCACCGATCGCACAGATGCGGGAGCACGGGCTGGACGGCCACGCCCTCTGGCTGACCGCCGGGTCGTCCGACCGGGAGTTCAGCGAGAACGCACGGGAGCTCGGTGCGGCCGCGCGGGAGGCAGGGGCCCGGGTCGAGGTCGGATCAGCGCCGGGCAGCGGTCACGACTGGAACACCGTGCAGTGGTCGTTCCGGACGTACGTCGGGCCGTTCGCGGACGCGTTGTCCGCGGCGGAACCTCGATCGCAGATCTGA
- a CDS encoding PTS transporter subunit EIIB — translation MRNEEETMADIKAADIIAALGGADNIDEVEGCITRLRVEVEDGDLVDKAALQAAGAQAVVGGGTGWQVIVGPIADNLAQDIQDEL, via the coding sequence ATCCGCAACGAGGAGGAAACGATGGCCGACATCAAGGCAGCCGACATCATCGCCGCACTGGGTGGCGCGGACAACATCGACGAGGTCGAGGGCTGCATCACGCGCCTCCGCGTCGAGGTCGAGGACGGCGACCTCGTGGACAAGGCCGCCCTGCAGGCAGCGGGCGCGCAGGCCGTCGTCGGCGGCGGCACCGGGTGGCAGGTCATCGTCGGTCCGATCGCGGACAACCTCGCGCAGGACATCCAGGACGAACTGTGA
- a CDS encoding ATP-binding cassette domain-containing protein → MIDVLTVSKQRGGRTLWEDLTFSVDAGEVVALTGPSGCGKSTLLDCVGHIDRVDSGTIRIGGVDAGRSARRARLLRRDHIGYLFQDFGLVHDATVGANVDLARPTGRGRRRGLSTGAALEQVGLGGRSSARTHELSGGEQQRVALARLLVKQPSVILADEPTSALDADNAALVLDRLESFAAAGAAVLIATHAPSVTRRAARVIALRDARDHRGGP, encoded by the coding sequence ATGATCGACGTCCTGACCGTCAGCAAGCAGCGGGGCGGTCGCACGCTCTGGGAGGACCTCACCTTCTCGGTCGACGCCGGCGAGGTCGTGGCGCTCACGGGGCCCAGCGGCTGCGGCAAGTCGACGCTGCTCGACTGCGTCGGCCACATCGACCGGGTCGACTCCGGGACGATCCGCATCGGCGGTGTGGACGCGGGACGGAGCGCACGCCGCGCGCGCCTGCTCCGCCGGGACCACATCGGCTACCTGTTCCAGGACTTCGGGCTGGTCCACGATGCAACCGTGGGGGCGAACGTCGACCTCGCCCGACCGACCGGACGCGGCCGTCGTCGAGGCCTCTCCACCGGCGCGGCGCTCGAACAGGTCGGACTCGGCGGACGCTCGTCCGCCCGCACCCACGAGCTGAGCGGCGGCGAGCAACAGCGCGTCGCGCTCGCGAGGCTCCTCGTCAAGCAGCCGTCCGTCATCCTCGCCGACGAGCCGACCAGCGCGCTCGATGCCGACAACGCTGCGTTGGTGCTCGACCGGCTCGAGTCGTTCGCGGCCGCGGGCGCCGCGGTCCTCATCGCGACGCACGCGCCGTCGGTCACACGGCGCGCGGCACGCGTGATCGCCCTCCGGGATGCTCGGGACCATCGAGGCGGACCCTGA
- a CDS encoding histidine kinase produces the protein MAEPAPSGRVRRLLARTDGRLDALVDVGLRRARAHPAPWWLVDALFLAAAVVDAVLDIAGATTTEITLSLVAAGALVLRRRLPVLAFALTMPGLFIGSGVVAASIALFTLGERTDRRWLMLLAAVVQFVGFSGFVVGPPQQLDEIVVSIVYALIFALGPLSIGLLVRTRADLVDRIAELGASRAEERRRAAEVALSRERALLAREMHDVVSHQVTLIAVQAGGVQMAGRDEQERAFARTIRQLCVVTLQELREMVQVLRASGGTDREIAPQPVLADLPRLVAASGLETDAAVDLPETLPLPVQRAVYRFVQEGLTNVRKHAPGAVVRISGRLHGDQVLVDLVNGPARADRLELPGSGLGLIGLGERASLLGGRLDSGPQPGDGFALHLRLPVEHRPSVPTP, from the coding sequence ATGGCTGAGCCCGCTCCGTCCGGTCGCGTCCGACGGCTGCTGGCGCGGACGGACGGGAGGCTCGACGCACTCGTCGACGTCGGCCTCCGTCGTGCGCGTGCCCACCCGGCCCCGTGGTGGCTGGTCGACGCGCTCTTCCTCGCGGCCGCCGTCGTCGACGCCGTGCTCGACATCGCGGGCGCCACGACGACCGAGATCACCCTGTCGCTCGTCGCGGCGGGTGCACTCGTCCTCCGTCGGCGGCTCCCCGTCCTGGCCTTCGCGCTCACGATGCCCGGGCTCTTCATCGGCTCCGGTGTCGTCGCAGCGAGCATCGCCCTCTTCACGCTCGGTGAGCGGACGGACCGCCGGTGGCTCATGCTGCTCGCCGCCGTCGTGCAGTTCGTCGGGTTCAGCGGCTTCGTCGTCGGCCCGCCGCAGCAGCTCGACGAGATCGTGGTGTCGATCGTGTACGCGCTCATCTTCGCGCTCGGCCCGCTCTCGATCGGCCTGCTCGTGCGGACCCGCGCGGACCTGGTCGACCGCATCGCCGAGCTCGGGGCCTCCCGTGCCGAGGAACGGCGTCGCGCCGCCGAGGTCGCCCTCTCCCGCGAACGCGCCCTGCTCGCGCGCGAGATGCACGACGTCGTCTCGCACCAGGTGACCCTCATCGCGGTGCAGGCCGGCGGCGTGCAGATGGCCGGGCGCGACGAGCAGGAGCGGGCGTTCGCGCGGACGATCCGGCAGCTGTGCGTCGTGACCCTGCAGGAGCTGCGCGAGATGGTCCAGGTGCTCCGGGCGTCCGGCGGCACCGACCGGGAGATCGCCCCGCAGCCCGTGCTCGCCGACCTGCCCCGGCTCGTCGCCGCGAGCGGGCTCGAGACCGACGCGGCCGTCGACCTGCCCGAGACCCTGCCCCTGCCCGTGCAGCGCGCGGTCTACCGCTTCGTGCAGGAGGGCCTGACGAACGTCCGGAAGCACGCCCCCGGCGCCGTGGTCCGGATCAGCGGTCGGCTGCACGGCGACCAGGTGCTCGTCGACCTCGTGAACGGGCCCGCACGTGCCGACCGGCTCGAACTGCCCGGGTCCGGCCTGGGGCTCATCGGGCTCGGCGAACGCGCGTCGCTCCTCGGCGGCCGCCTCGACTCGGGACCGCAGCCCGGCGACGGGTTCGCGCTGCACCTGCGCCTGCCCGTCGAGCACCGACCGAGCGTCCCCACCCCCTGA
- a CDS encoding GntR family transcriptional regulator translates to MTSRITEGAEPKHQQLRRILLDLATARLAPGAAIPSERQLIAEYGVSRITVREALGQLVNEGYLERVRGKGTFVAHRPVQSTLHLASFTEEMRALGHVPTTVVLVREERVPPADTAAALRLDEGDTAHHLKRLRMADGAPVSVDDAWLSATAYPGLLDQDLSGSVYSLAADTYGVPIDRAQQTVAAKPAADDVATLLGTRTGAPLLEFDRVSYSGDRPVEHARSWYRSDRYRVQMEVTARRPGA, encoded by the coding sequence ATGACGAGCCGCATCACCGAGGGGGCCGAGCCGAAGCACCAGCAGCTGCGGCGGATCCTGCTCGACCTCGCGACCGCCCGACTCGCGCCCGGCGCGGCGATCCCCTCGGAGCGGCAGCTCATCGCCGAGTACGGGGTGTCCCGGATCACGGTGCGCGAGGCCCTCGGACAGCTCGTCAACGAGGGCTACCTGGAGCGCGTGCGCGGCAAGGGCACCTTCGTGGCGCACCGTCCCGTGCAGTCGACACTGCACCTGGCGTCCTTCACCGAGGAGATGCGTGCGCTCGGCCACGTCCCGACGACCGTCGTGCTGGTGCGCGAGGAGCGGGTCCCGCCGGCCGACACCGCGGCCGCGCTGCGCCTCGACGAGGGCGACACGGCCCACCACCTGAAGCGCCTGCGGATGGCGGACGGCGCACCGGTGTCCGTCGACGACGCCTGGCTCTCGGCGACGGCGTACCCGGGCCTGCTCGACCAGGACCTGTCCGGGTCGGTGTACTCGCTCGCGGCGGACACGTACGGCGTGCCGATCGATCGGGCGCAGCAGACGGTGGCGGCGAAGCCCGCGGCCGACGACGTCGCGACGCTGCTCGGGACCAGGACCGGGGCACCCCTGCTCGAGTTCGACCGGGTGTCGTACTCGGGGGACCGGCCCGTCGAGCACGCCCGGTCCTGGTACCGGTCCGACCGCTACCGGGTGCAGATGGAGGTCACCGCCCGACGGCCGGGGGCGTAG
- a CDS encoding lactococcin 972 family bacteriocin, translated as MEHKGKQVLIGLTLTIGLVVGGTATVAVASPTEVLGQGSEAGGIVIPDSGAGTSGERRSSVLQRSDGGGGSFWQWGVGSSDVWSNYFREKRCHGATAVGKKSRQVTGVPGGRYAYAITPKKFSGNQAYYHNC; from the coding sequence ATGGAACACAAGGGGAAGCAGGTCCTGATCGGACTCACGCTGACGATCGGGCTGGTCGTCGGCGGGACCGCGACGGTGGCGGTCGCGAGCCCGACCGAGGTGCTCGGGCAGGGCTCGGAAGCGGGCGGGATCGTCATCCCCGACTCCGGTGCCGGAACGTCCGGAGAGCGTCGCTCCTCGGTCCTGCAGCGGAGTGACGGCGGGGGCGGGAGCTTCTGGCAGTGGGGCGTCGGCAGCAGTGACGTCTGGTCGAACTACTTCCGCGAGAAGCGCTGCCACGGCGCGACCGCGGTCGGGAAGAAGTCGAGGCAGGTCACGGGTGTCCCCGGCGGTCGGTACGCCTACGCGATCACCCCGAAGAAGTTCAGCGGGAACCAGGCCTACTACCACAACTGCTGA
- a CDS encoding metal ABC transporter solute-binding protein, Zn/Mn family, translating into MQNRRLLALPLVAGAAALALSGCATSSASGDASGDGTVRIVASTNVYGSIAQEIGGDDVEVTSILDDPSQDPHSFESSAKTQLAVSKADLLIENGGGYDDFMTTLAKASNTTADTINVVELSGLDQGGDAEFNEHVFYDYPTMVKLVADLEQRLTKLDSAHADTFERNAKTLTTKLDDLESQTAAAKEKVDGEEVSYTEPVPGYLFDAMGLDNVTPEAFAEAIEEGDDVPPAALNDTLKLFTGKQVRLLAVNEQTSSPETEQVQKAAEQADIPVVGVTETLPKGEDYVSWQQANIDEITGALAK; encoded by the coding sequence ATGCAGAACCGCCGCCTCCTCGCCCTGCCGCTCGTCGCCGGCGCCGCAGCCCTCGCGCTGAGCGGCTGCGCCACGTCCTCCGCCTCCGGTGACGCCTCGGGTGACGGCACCGTCCGGATCGTCGCCTCGACGAACGTCTACGGCTCGATCGCGCAGGAGATCGGCGGCGACGACGTCGAGGTCACGAGCATCCTCGACGACCCGTCGCAGGACCCGCACTCGTTCGAGTCGAGCGCGAAGACGCAGCTCGCCGTGTCGAAGGCCGACCTGCTCATCGAGAACGGCGGCGGGTACGACGACTTCATGACCACCCTGGCGAAGGCCTCGAACACGACGGCCGACACGATCAACGTCGTGGAGCTCTCCGGGCTCGACCAGGGCGGCGACGCGGAGTTCAACGAGCACGTGTTCTACGACTACCCGACGATGGTGAAGCTCGTGGCCGACCTCGAACAGCGTCTGACGAAGCTCGACTCCGCGCACGCCGACACCTTCGAGCGCAACGCGAAGACCCTCACCACGAAGCTCGACGACCTCGAGTCGCAGACCGCAGCGGCCAAGGAGAAGGTCGACGGTGAGGAGGTGTCGTACACCGAGCCCGTCCCCGGGTACCTCTTCGACGCGATGGGGCTCGACAACGTGACGCCCGAGGCCTTCGCCGAGGCCATCGAGGAGGGCGACGACGTCCCGCCGGCTGCGCTCAACGACACCCTCAAGCTGTTCACCGGCAAGCAGGTGCGGCTCCTCGCCGTGAACGAGCAGACCTCCAGCCCCGAGACCGAGCAGGTCCAGAAGGCCGCCGAGCAGGCGGACATCCCGGTCGTCGGTGTCACGGAGACGCTCCCGAAGGGGGAGGATTACGTCTCGTGGCAGCAGGCGAACATCGACGAGATCACGGGGGCGCTCGCGAAGTGA
- a CDS encoding GNAT family N-acetyltransferase produces the protein MAHQLLTPQQEIRTDRLVLTPLTPADIDDVHAVFSDARTWGHLPSGRHTDRATTVDLVQRKIGGRARYGLGSWTVRTTDGAFVGVGGVDMTTAGVWNLGYRLAPAAWGNGYAGELARAAVAEAHRAAPCAPVTGRVLTNNPASAAVLRKVGLSLVWQGSASVAAPDGVLGQVWTDRELTDDQFAWLVRNA, from the coding sequence ATGGCCCACCAGCTCCTGACCCCACAGCAGGAGATCCGGACGGATCGCCTGGTGCTGACACCGCTCACGCCCGCCGACATCGACGACGTGCACGCGGTGTTCTCCGACGCGCGGACCTGGGGACACCTGCCCTCCGGGCGGCACACCGACCGTGCGACGACGGTCGACCTCGTGCAGCGCAAGATCGGCGGTCGGGCCCGGTACGGCCTCGGTTCGTGGACGGTCCGCACGACGGACGGAGCGTTCGTCGGGGTCGGCGGCGTCGACATGACGACGGCGGGGGTCTGGAACCTCGGCTACCGGTTGGCTCCCGCGGCCTGGGGGAACGGGTACGCCGGCGAGCTCGCGCGCGCAGCCGTGGCCGAAGCGCACCGCGCAGCTCCCTGCGCGCCGGTGACCGGCCGGGTGCTGACGAACAACCCGGCGTCGGCCGCTGTGCTGCGGAAGGTGGGGCTGTCGCTCGTCTGGCAGGGGTCGGCGTCGGTCGCTGCTCCGGACGGCGTGCTCGGTCAGGTGTGGACCGACCGCGAACTCACCGACGACCAGTTCGCCTGGCTCGTCCGCAACGCCTGA